One part of the Nostoc sp. PCC 7120 = FACHB-418 genome encodes these proteins:
- the sbcD gene encoding exonuclease subunit SbcD, with the protein MIKILHLSDIHMGSGFSHGRINSATGLNTRLEDFVNTLSVCIDRALGDAVDLVIFGGDAFPDATPPPYVQEAFASQFRRLVDAQIPTVLLVGNHDQHSQGQGGASLNIYRTLGVPGFVVGDRLMTHHIQTRNGKVQVITLPWLTRSTLMTRQETEGLGLAEVNQLLTERLQVVMEGEIRRLDPDVPTVLLAHLMADNATLGAERYLAVGKGFTLPLSLLTRPCFDYVALGHVHRHQNLNKSNNPPVIYPGSIERVDFSEEKEDKGYVMIELEQGNVNWEFCPLPVRTFRTIEVDVSKADDPQAAIVKAIAKHDIQDAVIRLIYKLRSEQMDVIDSASLHNALSSAHTYTIQAELLSQLARPRIPELSASSSIDPMEALKTYLQNREDLKDISASMLEAAGKLLDDDVEVVIGQ; encoded by the coding sequence ATGATTAAAATCCTCCATCTCTCTGACATCCACATGGGAAGCGGTTTTTCTCACGGACGTATTAATAGCGCCACGGGATTAAATACGCGATTGGAGGATTTTGTCAATACTTTATCTGTATGTATTGATCGGGCGTTAGGAGATGCTGTAGATTTGGTCATATTTGGTGGTGATGCGTTTCCTGATGCTACGCCGCCGCCGTATGTGCAAGAAGCATTTGCCAGTCAATTTCGTCGTCTTGTGGATGCTCAAATTCCGACTGTGTTGTTGGTGGGAAACCATGACCAACATTCCCAAGGACAAGGAGGTGCTAGTTTAAATATTTACCGCACTTTGGGAGTGCCGGGGTTTGTGGTTGGTGATAGGTTAATGACTCATCATATCCAAACTCGTAACGGCAAAGTGCAGGTGATTACTTTACCTTGGCTAACTCGTTCGACACTGATGACGCGTCAAGAAACAGAAGGTTTGGGGTTGGCTGAAGTCAATCAACTATTAACAGAACGTCTGCAAGTGGTGATGGAAGGGGAAATTCGCCGTCTTGACCCTGATGTGCCAACTGTGCTTTTAGCTCATTTGATGGCTGATAATGCAACTTTGGGTGCTGAACGCTATTTGGCTGTGGGTAAAGGTTTTACTCTACCTTTATCTTTGCTGACTCGTCCTTGCTTTGATTATGTGGCATTGGGACACGTCCACCGTCATCAAAATTTGAATAAATCTAATAACCCCCCAGTGATTTATCCGGGGAGTATTGAACGGGTAGATTTTAGCGAGGAGAAAGAGGATAAGGGTTATGTAATGATCGAACTAGAACAGGGGAATGTAAATTGGGAGTTCTGTCCCTTACCTGTTCGGACTTTTCGCACCATAGAAGTGGATGTATCAAAGGCAGATGATCCACAAGCTGCTATTGTGAAGGCGATCGCTAAACATGATATTCAAGATGCTGTCATACGCCTAATCTACAAGCTCCGTTCCGAACAGATGGATGTAATTGATAGCGCCTCCCTACATAACGCCTTGAGTTCTGCCCATACTTACACCATTCAAGCTGAATTATTAAGTCAGTTGGCTAGACCCCGCATTCCTGAACTAAGTGCTAGTAGCAGCATCGACCCAATGGAAGCATTAAAAACTTACTTGCAGAATCGTGAAGACTTGAAAGACATATCAGCGTCCATGCTAGAAGCAGCAGGAAAGTTGTTAGATGATGATGTCGAAGTGGTCATTGGTCAATAG